Genomic DNA from Theobroma cacao cultivar B97-61/B2 chromosome 3, Criollo_cocoa_genome_V2, whole genome shotgun sequence:
CTTGCTTTGGTTTGCTCCAAAACAAAGAACAGCTCTGGGTTGATGGGATGGCCTGATGGATGGAGCTGAAATGTTGTCAAGCCAGAACTGAGATCTCTCAGTAGAAGGCCAGAGGCTAATAATATCTCAGAAATGTATCTGTGATCAGGGTTTGTATTCTCACAAAGTGACGCAATGTAATCTGTACTGGCTTCATCATGATTGGAGTTCAGTCTTCGAAGTTTTTGAACCAAATGCTCAATGTTCTGTAGTTTCTTGCGACTAATCTCTGAGGTAAGACCAGAGCCCACGTTGTTAGACAAGCAGTTATCTGCAGGGTTCCATTGCTCTTCATTGTGATTGTCATTGAAACCTTGAGCACCATTACCTGacataataaatattcaaGTGAGATATAGTTCATAGATCCCTTCACATCTTTAAGTATAAGAAAACGACAACGAGATTAGAAGtatttgttcatttttaatttaatcaccATTTGCTAATAGAGAGATAATTTTAAACGTGTGCACAGGGCAGTTTTGGTTTATAGCCAATATAAGACTCATAGCTAAATAGAATTAAGTTGATGGCCTGCACTTTATGCATCCCAATACAACTGCAATCTGTCTATATAACCTAGAGGCACCAGACCTTGCGTTAGATAATATTGGAAATATATTCATGCTGCCGATGAGtaacttctttctctttctatttgctcaatttgtttatttcatcactattattttctctcttttgggATCATGCAGGCAGGAAAGGGTATGAATGCTCCAAAAGTACTTAGATTTACTCCATGACAACAATAGCAATGGCAGAAACaacaatgaaaaatgatgatgatataatttccttctttcttctttcttctttcctcttttttctttttactttttgtttgtgCACTTTTTAGTTATTGCCTGGATGTTCAATGAACATGTGCATATGCACAGTGGAAATGCATTACAGTCAGAAAACTACAAATTTTGGTAGCTAAATgtaaattttctagaaaagTTACTGGATAAGGAAACATGGattaaaattcactttaaAATGATGCAGGATCAAATCCCACACAATGCACATTAAACAGGGAGCAAGAGGTAAACTTGAATTAACGTGCAAACAAcaccaccccccccccccccccctccaaaaaaaaaaaaaaaaaaaacccactccAAAAGAATCATGTTAAAAATATGTAGTAAGATGATTGTTGAGTTTTGTATTGACTGGAATtcaaaatcttatttgattagaaTTTTCGTCAGTGGACAACTTTGAGCAGTTGTACAGTTTTAAATTTCTTGTCGCACATTGAGTCCTAATTCTATTCTACTTTGAACTTTTGTATTATAAAAGTGGGTCTTTAGCCTTTAGAAGTGAAAGAGCGCTTTTGGGAGCTCTAGAGAGGGAACACCTTGTAACTCTGTCTTTTGCTCTAAGTGGAGTTAGAGTAGGTGTGGGTGAGTGTTCTTTGTGAGGCTATTGAGAGAGAGTGTGTATAAGGGGTATATGGGATCTTTGGTTCGTTAGGGGAAACTATTGAGagattttattgtattttaatttctcaataGTAGGACTGTTTCATTTCTTGGACATAGACAAAAGGCCAAACCATGAAAATTCTTGTATGTTTCTATTTGCTTGATTTCCctggatttttatttttgttgtttcttgggcaatttttcataacaataataattggTAGGTGCTCTTTAAATTTGTCTACTCTTGCAACAAAATGtttgacaaagaaaattaaaaaaaaaaggggtcaACCCAACAACATTTGCATCTTCATTCAATTCACAACAGTTTATGTCCAAATCAGGTGTTCTTGGAAAACAGAATAATTACCTCCAGGAGTGTTTAGTATCTGCTTTACTGGGGATGGTGCATCATCTGTATATACTGAGGTGTCAAGAACGGAAACCGGACTTGGATGTTCTAGAGCAACCATAGCAAGTTCTGCCACCGATCCATCCTCAACCAGTCTTGCAATTGATTTCTAACAAAGCAAAACATAATAGGTAAGGTAACCAAAACGAACAATTGGATAAATGCTGAATATTAAGATCACCTACCTTCTGCATGATGCCGGAAATTGAGTACTTGGCAGCCTTCATGGATGGACTTTGACTACCATTGATCTCAATGGATCTTTCATTACTGGTGACTTCCACATCCAACTTGGACTCCAAGATAATATTGCAGTCTGATTGCAAAGAAGTGTCATCTCCTTGGTGACTTGAAGTTCGTGATTCATTACTTACCTGACTCAGCTGGTCATCAGACTGCAGTATGTTGTGAGATTTTGGTCTATGTTTACCAGCAGGGGAACCTGACTCCGACGAATGCCAGCTGTGTTGCCTTCTGGGTTTGCTTGGATCAGATGGTGGAGTAGGTGGACGAGATCGCCTGTCCAACTCAAGCTTTTTCTGCTGCAGTCTTGGGCTTACAGATCCTGAATTCTTTACTAAAGTTGCAGTGCTTTCTTTTGAAGGTTTGATTGAAGACTGTATGGACTTAATACTCCTGCTACTAGCTCTCTTATCACTAGAGCTAGCAGCAAAATCTCTACGACTGTTTCTGGCAGTATGATCTCCAACTGTTCGACTGTTTATCGAACCTGTTTTATTATCTACAGATCCCCCACCATGAATCTTGGGGAGCCTGGAAAAGTCATCTATTGGAATTACTGTTGAAGCAGGAATATCAACCTTCTCAACAAGTTTTGCTGGTTTCATGATCACAATCGGAGATTCATATGGTCTAATAGAATCTGAACCCCTAGTAGTTGAAGTGTTGATTCGCGTGTTCTGTGGGCTTCGCTGGCCTCTCAGATTCTGACCGGGGCTTGTACATTTTGGTTCATGGTCTCTTTGAGTCACCAAGTTTGCTGCTTGTTCTTCTTTCCTACTTTCAAGGAGTCCCTTTGCTTGCATTGCTTCTAGTATCTGTTTAAGAGCTCTGAGATCCTTTCCAGATTGTTGAAACTCTAGATCTTTCAGTCTTTTCTCAATCTCCCTATAAACTGAAGGGAAAGAGTTTGGAGTCTTGGCTGGAACTTTAAATTGTTTGAGAGGTTGTTTTTGTGAACCTCGACTTCCATCCACATGTCTCCATGGTGCTGGCTCAATTGGGAACCTTGAACTGGAAATAGGCTTCATGACCAAATCAGGGTTTTTCCACCGAGGTGATGTTGGCTCCTTCAATGAGTTTCTTGAAGAGTTAGAAGTTCTGGTTCGCCTGTTCAGATCATTTGCTCTTAGTGACCGCGAGAAAGGATTGTTATCTTCAACAGAGCAGGTTTTAATAACACCCAACTGCCGATCACCAGCTGAGGAAGAATCTGGCAATGGTTCCAAGCCCATCAACTTGGCAACAACATTAGGAGGGCGCTTCTGGCCTCCCAGTGATTGTGGTGGATCAGTGACTCTGCTGTTCAAGTTGCCACTATTATGAAAACTTTTAGTAAGGTAATTTGAACCTCTCATCGACCTTTCTCTACTATCCAAAGAAAGTCTTGGCAGCTCTTTAAGCTTTGGTGTTGATTTGAAGGTTTCTCGTGATTCAAACGATAAACGATTAATCTCTCTTCCATCATAAGAAAATCGAGGAGCATCCCTTGATATTGAATTCCTTGAGCCATTTGCTTCATGTGATGAGCTTTGAAGTTCTCTAGCTTCATTGTTGTAATACCAAGGTGCCTCCCTAAGTTGTGCAAGTACTCTAAGAGACTCCTTCAGATCAGCAGGAACATTTTGCTTTCCATTGATCCCAGCACCATAAGACCCATCCACTGATGTAGGAAGTGGAAACGGCCTTGGTGAACCTTTATGCTTCACAGTACTGCCTGATACTTCCTCTCTTGTTGTTGTTCTAACCGATAGTCCTCTGGCTTCTCTATACATTGAGTCCTTGACCACATCTCGAAGGTCAAGGCATGCTGACCCTAAATGAGGAGAAGTACTTAGTTGGTTCATCGCTGGTTCCCTAGAGGGAGTTTCAGGAATAAGGATTCTGTCAAAGGAAGAGGCATCTTGCTGAGCTGTCTTGTTACAATCCAGTGATGACAAGGAAGATGAACATGAGGATGAAAAAGAGGCTCTTGAAGATTCTGTGGAAATTCTTTGTTTCTCATTCCCGCTTCTGTTTATATTCATTTCCTGAAAAGAAAATGTCTGTAAGGACAGATTCTAACAATAACTTGGCATCACCTTATTAACTGTTTGTATTTATTGAGGCAATTTGAGTACTCAGCATCCATCCAGGGCCAAAAACTATGCACAATCAGATTTTGGAAAGTTTCTCGTTTACATAGTCACAGCCCAGGCACAGGATGGAATCATCAATATTGAGAATGATTTATATTTTAGAAAGGCAACTATTTACTGAAGAAATGATCCACAAAACCAACCAGTCTTACATGTCCCAAAAAAGGAGGTAGAATGGGGAGGGAAGGGGAGGGGAAGATGAAACACAGATCAAATTGCGGGGGACTTACAGTTGCTGCTTGTCGATGGTATGCATTATTTGAATCCTCTTCCAGGATTCCATTGTTCAAGAAGGAAATACCTGCAAGGGTGTGAAAGGATTAGATTGTCCTTTAGACTGCACTTCCATTGTGTTTTAATGTTTGAGTTCACAAAATGCCAAATAAGGAAAAGCAATGGATGAGATTGTGCTTTAAACAAGAACTcagatttgaaaaaattatgaagaaaTCAGCAACCAGAAATAAGGGGTAATCAACATTCTTTATCAGAAAACTATAGTTATGCTTTGCCACCTAAGAATgtataataattaatctaCATCTACATGTAACTCTTCAATAAGAATTCAGACAACAGCATAAGATCAAAAGTTGGAAGAATCCACCTGCATTCATCTATGTACAGATAGAAAGCAGTTGAAATCAAGACATTTTATTGGAGCATAGGCCGCTGCATAAAAGTAATActtgaatataaaattatcataaatatcttcaTAATATTTCCATTAAAACACAGCACCTAACAATAAAATTAGACAGAAACATAAAAATACAGATGCAAATGTATATTAAAGCTGTTGGATATGGCCAATGCTGGctatgaattaaatgattgaaattaaaaaggcATTGACACAATTTCAGCCTTATATGTATATTGCAGCAATCGTGATGAGTATTATAAGAATTACTTTTAGAGGAGATGTTATAGATTAAGCAACATCCCTAAGAGAACTACCTGCAGGAAGCCTCCTATGGCTCAAGCGCTTAGTGGTAAGCATATGATGACGATCAAAGATTTGAAAAATCCCAGTCATGCATCCTATTTGCTTCTGCAAATCTGGATTTTCATCTGCCAAAGAATGTAGAAGCTTTGCAGCCATCTTCCCCTCAACTATCAGAACCTAATACTCCTCCTACTTCCTAATTCCTATAACTTCATCATCTTTTCTCCATACAAAAGAATTGCAACCATTATTTCCTCTTTCACCATAAAATCAGATTGTAAGGCTATTCAATAGTGCTATTAAAACCAGTTTCCATGCTGTATGAACTATCAGATGCCTCAGCAACTCTTCAAGGAGCAAATTGAGAATCAATTCCATTAGATACCTCAGAAACCAGAATATAATTCAAGAACCAAAAAATGTGA
This window encodes:
- the LOC18604856 gene encoding protein LONGIFOLIA 1; translated protein: MAAKLLHSLADENPDLQKQIGCMTGIFQIFDRHHMLTTKRLSHRRLPAGISFLNNGILEEDSNNAYHRQAATEMNINRSGNEKQRISTESSRASFSSSCSSSLSSLDCNKTAQQDASSFDRILIPETPSREPAMNQLSTSPHLGSACLDLRDVVKDSMYREARGLSVRTTTREEVSGSTVKHKGSPRPFPLPTSVDGSYGAGINGKQNVPADLKESLRVLAQLREAPWYYNNEARELQSSSHEANGSRNSISRDAPRFSYDGREINRLSFESRETFKSTPKLKELPRLSLDSRERSMRGSNYLTKSFHNSGNLNSRVTDPPQSLGGQKRPPNVVAKLMGLEPLPDSSSAGDRQLGVIKTCSVEDNNPFSRSLRANDLNRRTRTSNSSRNSLKEPTSPRWKNPDLVMKPISSSRFPIEPAPWRHVDGSRGSQKQPLKQFKVPAKTPNSFPSVYREIEKRLKDLEFQQSGKDLRALKQILEAMQAKGLLESRKEEQAANLVTQRDHEPKCTSPGQNLRGQRSPQNTRINTSTTRGSDSIRPYESPIVIMKPAKLVEKVDIPASTVIPIDDFSRLPKIHGGGSVDNKTGSINSRTVGDHTARNSRRDFAASSSDKRASSRSIKSIQSSIKPSKESTATLVKNSGSVSPRLQQKKLELDRRSRPPTPPSDPSKPRRQHSWHSSESGSPAGKHRPKSHNILQSDDQLSQVSNESRTSSHQGDDTSLQSDCNIILESKLDVEVTSNERSIEINGSQSPSMKAAKYSISGIMQKKSIARLVEDGSVAELAMVALEHPSPVSVLDTSVYTDDAPSPVKQILNTPGGNGAQGFNDNHNEEQWNPADNCLSNNVGSGLTSEISRKKLQNIEHLVQKLRRLNSNHDEASTDYIASLCENTNPDHRYISEILLASGLLLRDLSSGLTTFQLHPSGHPINPELFFVLEQTKASSILSKEESNSGKVPHSKPDHEKFHRKLIFDSVNEILVGKLALVGASPEPWVKSGKLAKKTLSAQKLLKELCLEIEQLQAKKSKCNLEEEEDGLKSILWEDVLCRSESWTDFHCEISGMVLDVERLVFKDLVDEIVIGERVGLRAKQSRRRQLFSK